In Cyanobacterium stanieri LEGE 03274, one genomic interval encodes:
- a CDS encoding glycosyltransferase family 4 protein: MRIAYICADAGIPVFGEKGCSIHVQEIIRCFIKKGAKISLFTPRLGGEIPQEFKDNIDIYLLPPIPKGELELREKKAISINHTLYQLLEQNHPFDLIYERYSLWSYQGIEYGYKHNIPTILEVNSPLIDEQEKHRGLFHKIEAENIAHKVFNLTNHIVAVSEEIKSYLKSYLANTEKIKVISNGVNPERFSDVSRNLKKDIFTIGFVGTLKPWHGLNILLDAFNNFYKKYPQGRLLIVGDGTQKEKLIQDISNKKLEAVVTLTGKVSPNKIPLLLSQMDVGVAPYPALKNFYFSPLKVYEYMAASLPVIASDIGQLKTIISHDKNGFLVPAGDINALIYYLEQLFNNPLLAQKMGQNGHSYVINNHTWIQVTDSILNLIK; the protein is encoded by the coding sequence ATGCGTATTGCTTATATTTGTGCTGATGCTGGTATTCCTGTCTTTGGGGAAAAAGGTTGCTCTATCCATGTCCAAGAAATTATACGTTGTTTTATAAAAAAAGGAGCAAAAATATCTTTATTTACTCCTCGTTTGGGGGGGGAAATACCTCAAGAATTTAAAGATAATATTGATATATACTTACTCCCTCCTATTCCTAAAGGGGAATTAGAATTAAGAGAAAAAAAAGCTATCTCTATCAACCACACATTATATCAGTTGTTAGAGCAAAATCATCCTTTTGACTTAATTTATGAGCGTTATTCTTTATGGAGTTATCAAGGAATAGAATATGGATATAAACATAATATTCCTACTATTTTAGAAGTAAATTCTCCTTTAATAGACGAGCAAGAAAAACACCGAGGATTATTTCATAAAATAGAAGCAGAAAATATTGCTCACAAAGTTTTTAATTTAACTAATCATATCGTTGCGGTTTCCGAAGAAATTAAAAGCTATTTAAAATCATATTTAGCCAATACTGAAAAAATTAAAGTAATTTCTAATGGTGTAAATCCTGAACGTTTTTCTGATGTTTCAAGAAATCTAAAAAAAGACATTTTTACCATAGGATTTGTAGGCACTTTAAAACCTTGGCACGGTTTAAATATTTTGCTCGATGCTTTTAATAATTTTTATAAAAAATATCCCCAAGGAAGATTATTAATTGTAGGAGATGGTACACAAAAAGAAAAATTAATACAAGATATAAGTAATAAAAAATTAGAGGCAGTAGTTACTTTAACAGGTAAAGTTTCACCAAATAAAATACCTTTATTGCTTTCACAAATGGATGTAGGTGTAGCCCCTTATCCTGCTCTTAAAAATTTTTATTTTTCTCCTCTTAAGGTATATGAATATATGGCGGCTAGTTTACCCGTTATTGCTAGTGATATTGGACAATTAAAAACTATTATTAGTCATGATAAAAATGGTTTTTTAGTTCCTGCTGGAGATATAAATGCTTTAATTTATTATTTAGAGCAATTGTTCAATAATCCTTTGTTGGCTCAAAAGATGGGTCAAAATGGTCATAGTTATGTTATTAACAATCATACTTGGATTCAAGTTACTGATAGTATATTAAACTTAATTAAGTAA
- a CDS encoding ABC transporter ATP-binding protein, translated as MSENKTKTLETSLPILKELLDNFAPYLKQEKILLFIAIVSIIADVCLRIIEPLPLKFVLDYVLQNKSINILYVGEISPITLLTICAVAVFAISAFRALAGYGSAVSLAMVGSRVMTKVRNRLYAHLQALSLDYHTTTRSGDLIIRISSDTSRLQEILITATLPLVVSILTLVGTVGIMFWINARLTAVALISLPFFSLAVNRLSQRIQTSSLQQRKREGLLAATSAESMTSIKLIQALCLENAFFEVFAHENEQSLRKAIETQRLSASLERIVDVIIALALAVVLWYGSWLVLQNALSVGDVIVFLTYLKNTFKPIQNFAKYTGRLAKSAASAQRVLNIFQEIPTIQDLPDAQPAPMFRGDVEFRDVSFTYGEGHCLLRGVNFRVKQGQLVAIVGVSGCGKSTMMNLLLRLYEPTQGQVLIDGHDIRDYTISSVRSQLSVVLQETILFAGTIRDNIAYGMTDVKDEEIIKASCLANAHDFISNLPQGYNTFMGERGATLSGGQRQRIAIARTAMNNTPILILDEPTTGLDSQNEQEVIQSLLNLAKGKTTFLITHDLNLAQKADLIINLEKGKVSQIINNELSDKVR; from the coding sequence ATGTCAGAAAATAAAACGAAAACATTAGAGACATCCTTGCCAATTTTAAAAGAGCTACTAGATAATTTTGCCCCTTATTTAAAACAAGAAAAAATTCTCTTATTTATTGCTATTGTTTCAATTATCGCAGATGTTTGTTTACGAATCATTGAACCATTACCCCTCAAATTTGTTTTAGATTATGTATTACAAAATAAGTCGATTAATATTCTCTATGTCGGTGAAATTAGCCCCATAACTTTACTAACTATTTGTGCGGTGGCAGTGTTTGCCATTAGTGCTTTTCGGGCTTTAGCTGGATATGGTAGCGCGGTGAGTTTAGCCATGGTAGGCAGTAGGGTAATGACAAAGGTGAGAAATCGTCTCTATGCACATCTACAGGCTTTATCTTTGGATTATCACACCACTACGAGAAGCGGAGATTTAATTATTCGCATTAGTAGTGATACGAGTCGCCTTCAAGAAATTCTTATTACGGCAACTTTACCTCTGGTAGTTAGTATTCTCACTTTGGTAGGCACTGTGGGAATTATGTTTTGGATAAATGCAAGGTTAACTGCTGTGGCTTTAATTAGTTTACCTTTTTTTTCTTTGGCGGTAAATCGTCTTAGTCAACGTATTCAAACTTCATCTTTACAACAAAGAAAACGGGAAGGATTGTTGGCGGCTACTTCTGCCGAATCTATGACATCTATAAAGCTGATTCAAGCCCTTTGTTTGGAAAATGCTTTTTTTGAGGTATTTGCCCATGAAAACGAGCAGAGTTTACGTAAGGCTATTGAAACGCAACGTTTATCAGCTTCCCTCGAAAGGATTGTTGATGTCATTATTGCCTTGGCTTTAGCGGTGGTGTTGTGGTATGGTTCATGGTTAGTGTTGCAGAATGCTTTGAGTGTAGGGGATGTTATTGTTTTTCTTACTTATCTCAAAAATACTTTTAAGCCGATTCAGAATTTTGCTAAATATACGGGGCGTTTGGCTAAGTCGGCGGCTTCGGCACAAAGGGTGTTAAATATTTTTCAGGAAATTCCTACTATTCAAGATTTGCCTGATGCACAACCAGCGCCGATGTTTAGGGGAGATGTGGAGTTTCGTGATGTTTCTTTTACTTATGGGGAGGGGCATTGTTTATTAAGGGGTGTCAATTTTCGGGTAAAACAAGGGCAATTGGTGGCTATTGTGGGGGTTTCTGGTTGTGGTAAGTCAACGATGATGAATTTATTATTACGACTTTATGAGCCTACTCAGGGACAAGTTTTAATTGATGGCCATGATATTCGGGATTATACTATTTCTTCGGTGCGATCGCAACTTAGTGTGGTATTACAGGAAACTATTTTATTTGCGGGGACAATTAGGGATAATATTGCTTATGGTATGACCGATGTTAAGGATGAGGAAATTATTAAGGCTTCCTGTCTGGCTAATGCCCATGATTTTATTTCTAATTTACCCCAAGGGTATAATACTTTTATGGGGGAAAGGGGTGCAACCCTTTCGGGAGGACAAAGACAGCGTATTGCGATCGCCCGTACTGCCATGAATAATACACCTATTCTCATTTTAGACGAACCTACAACGGGTTTAGATAGTCAAAATGAGCAGGAAGTTATCCAATCGTTGTTAAATTTAGCTAAGGGTAAAACCACTTTTTTAATTACCCATGACCTTAATTTAGCTCAAAAAGCCGATCTTATTATTAACTTAGAAAAAGGTAAAGTTTCCCAAATTATTAATAATGAGTTATCGGATAAGGTGCGCTGA
- a CDS encoding glycerophosphodiester phosphodiesterase: MTMIIAHRGLSTESPENTLSAFRLAMAKGADGIEGDFHLTKDKQIVCIHDTHTARVANTRLIIKDSTLAQLKKLDVGCWFNSRFKNERIPTLEEVLAILPPEKKFFLEIKSNSEIVPYLLKILKNSNINLNQLVIISFNSRNLQYIKQEMPELKTILLLSLKTINSIKLSNFLAEKLLKKLAKIKADGISTSVSHFLTKHYIYQFISKGYEYHLWTIDNKKTAEQFIKIGVNSITTNTLRIIEL, encoded by the coding sequence ATGACAATGATAATAGCCCATCGGGGTTTATCTACAGAAAGCCCAGAAAATACCCTTTCTGCTTTTCGTTTGGCAATGGCTAAGGGCGCTGATGGTATTGAGGGAGATTTTCATTTAACGAAGGATAAGCAAATTGTTTGTATTCATGATACCCATACCGCTAGGGTTGCAAATACTAGATTAATTATTAAAGATTCTACTTTAGCTCAATTAAAAAAACTTGATGTGGGATGTTGGTTTAATTCAAGGTTTAAAAATGAAAGGATTCCTACCCTTGAGGAAGTATTGGCAATCTTACCCCCTGAAAAAAAATTTTTTTTAGAAATTAAATCAAATTCTGAGATAGTACCTTATCTTTTGAAGATACTAAAAAATAGTAATATCAATTTAAATCAGCTGGTAATTATATCTTTTAATAGTCGTAATTTGCAATATATTAAACAGGAAATGCCTGAGTTAAAAACCATTCTTTTATTAAGCCTTAAAACTATTAATAGTATTAAGTTATCAAATTTTTTGGCGGAGAAGTTATTAAAAAAGTTAGCTAAAATTAAAGCGGATGGTATTAGCACTTCTGTATCACATTTTCTTACTAAACATTATATTTATCAGTTTATTTCTAAGGGATATGAATATCATTTATGGACAATTGATAATAAAAAAACTGCCGAACAATTTATTAAAATAGGAGTTAATTCTATTACTACTAATACTTTAAGAATTATTGAACTATAA
- a CDS encoding phosphate ABC transporter permease, giving the protein MLIPLRKEALDDMIPAIATGTQYAYYWANFSTLLKNLFISLLGVLIFWLLGAIFGEATEGISLILTVTAGLYWLWSPVYWASVRNGKYRRYNYVGFWRGRVLDVYITEEVVNEASALDKLGKVIIVENLQKKINVEVGDKSGFRATITSPLQRIHKVINRGQAVEGLLLSNDPDFMRISKVTDIYIPRHKLWVGEYPYIRRDIFLDVRKELAKIYG; this is encoded by the coding sequence ATGCTAATTCCCCTCAGAAAAGAAGCTCTTGATGATATGATACCTGCGATCGCAACGGGGACACAATATGCTTATTATTGGGCTAATTTTTCGACACTATTAAAAAATTTATTTATATCTTTGCTAGGAGTGTTGATTTTTTGGTTATTGGGGGCGATTTTTGGGGAAGCTACGGAAGGAATTTCTTTGATTTTGACGGTGACGGCTGGTTTATATTGGTTATGGAGTCCTGTATATTGGGCTAGTGTACGTAATGGCAAATATAGACGTTATAACTATGTGGGCTTTTGGCGTGGTAGGGTGTTGGATGTTTATATTACCGAAGAAGTGGTAAATGAGGCTTCAGCGCTAGATAAACTGGGTAAAGTAATTATTGTGGAAAATTTGCAGAAAAAAATTAACGTAGAAGTGGGGGATAAAAGCGGTTTTAGGGCAACTATTACTAGCCCTTTACAACGTATTCATAAGGTTATTAATCGTGGTCAGGCGGTGGAGGGTTTATTATTATCTAATGATCCTGATTTTATGCGTATTAGTAAAGTTACAGATATATATATTCCCCGTCATAAACTGTGGGTGGGGGAATATCCTTATATTCGACGGGATATATTTTTAGATGTTAGAAAAGAGTTGGCTAAAATTTATGGCTAA
- a CDS encoding CobW family GTP-binding protein, with protein sequence MSVAEQKNPSTSGLDAPKRGLPVTIITGFLGSGKTTLLNYILENQEGVKTAVLVNEFGEIGIDNDLIVSTDETMIELSNGCICCNINNDLVDAVYKVLEKDEKIDYLVVETTGIADPLPVAMTFLGTELRDMTRLDSIITLVDCANFSLDLFNSEAAYSQIAYGDIIILNKTDLVTSDAVDTLESRLKEMKTDARMMRTTNSKVPLPLILSVGLFESDKYFDSEEEKGHNHDHDHHHEHHHHDHDHHHDHEHHHHSHHLDNDGFTSVSFVSDKPFYIRKLQYFLDNQLSANVFRAKGVLWFHESADRHIFHLSGKRFTIEDDIWKEGQSKGNKLVFIGQNLDHDLIKEQLESCLIND encoded by the coding sequence ATGAGTGTAGCAGAACAAAAAAATCCATCAACATCAGGATTAGATGCACCCAAAAGGGGTTTACCTGTCACCATTATTACAGGATTTTTAGGTAGTGGAAAAACTACTTTATTAAACTATATTTTAGAAAATCAAGAGGGTGTAAAAACAGCGGTTTTAGTAAACGAATTTGGTGAAATTGGCATCGATAATGATTTGATTGTTTCTACGGATGAAACCATGATCGAGCTAAGTAATGGCTGTATTTGTTGTAATATTAACAATGATTTAGTTGATGCGGTTTATAAGGTTTTAGAAAAAGACGAAAAAATTGATTATTTAGTAGTTGAAACCACTGGAATTGCCGATCCTTTACCCGTTGCGATGACTTTTTTAGGCACGGAATTAAGGGATATGACAAGGTTGGATTCTATTATTACCCTTGTGGATTGTGCTAATTTTAGCCTTGATTTATTTAACAGTGAAGCGGCTTACAGTCAAATTGCTTACGGTGATATTATTATTCTTAACAAAACTGATTTAGTTACCTCTGATGCTGTCGATACCCTTGAGAGTAGGCTCAAGGAAATGAAAACGGATGCTCGAATGATGCGCACTACTAATTCTAAAGTACCTTTACCATTAATCTTGAGTGTGGGTTTATTTGAGTCTGATAAATATTTTGACTCGGAGGAGGAAAAGGGTCATAATCATGATCACGATCATCACCATGAACACCATCATCATGATCACGATCATCACCATGACCATGAACACCATCATCATTCCCATCACCTTGATAATGATGGCTTTACTTCTGTTTCTTTTGTTAGTGATAAACCGTTTTATATCCGTAAATTACAATATTTCTTAGATAATCAGTTATCGGCGAATGTTTTTCGTGCTAAGGGGGTATTATGGTTTCATGAGAGTGCAGATCGTCATATTTTTCATCTTAGTGGAAAAAGATTTACCATTGAGGATGATATTTGGAAAGAAGGGCAATCTAAGGGTAATAAGTTAGTTTTTATTGGTCAAAATTTGGATCATGATTTAATTAAAGAGCAGTTGGAAAGTTGTTTAATTAACGATTAG
- a CDS encoding cation:proton antiporter yields the protein MENLLTIIPDSPIVTFTILLLIILTVPPIFEKIKLPGLVGLLVAGVVFGNDGLGLLNAENESVKLLADIGKIYLMFVAGLEIDLVDFRKSRNRALGFGVFTFIFPLIVGTGVGLFFDMGLNASVLIGSLLASHTLLAYPIVNGLGVVGNEAVVVTIGATIVTDTAALLILAICISIHGGDFSLGSLIVQLVSLGIYSLVVLYGFDRVGKEYFRRTGDEQSNQFLFVLFAVFLASVGAQLINIDIIVGAFLAGLAVNDVVGEGPVKEKIEFVGSTLFIPCFFVSMGLLLNISSFATTLTNDLPLTVAIVVGLFVGKFLAAIASKVSFKYNWDQCLTMWSLSLPQVAATLAATLAGVRAGLLSESVFNAVIVLMLATSLAGPILTKKFAGKLKTAQIATTPATNLEDIIEATPEKIAYPEGHDKPNNLFKVIIPIHNPSTEKFLIEMGAILAKHEAGMIIPLCVAKAHIHMDEPELNFAIAQGDKLISRAMKYSQELNVTAKPIIRIDDDVAQGISRSARENDASLILMGWTPITTIQARLFGNLIDNVFWSSHCPVAVVNLLDEPSNIRSILVPVKNIDLKIIKIIRFAAIFAEMNQGSLTLLHVHDRKATRNEINLFQNALQETVAPISHKIDITIKTLRYQDPAEAIVHTANKYDFDLVMLRSVRRRTAGGLAVSDVTTQTIKKLKRSVILLGEPH from the coding sequence ATGGAAAATTTACTAACTATAATTCCTGATAGTCCCATCGTCACTTTTACAATTCTCCTACTAATAATTTTAACAGTACCTCCTATTTTTGAAAAAATAAAATTACCGGGTTTGGTTGGTTTACTGGTAGCTGGGGTTGTATTTGGCAATGATGGATTAGGTTTACTGAACGCTGAAAACGAATCCGTTAAATTATTAGCAGATATTGGCAAAATTTACTTAATGTTTGTGGCAGGGTTAGAAATTGATTTAGTCGATTTTCGCAAAAGTCGTAACCGTGCCTTGGGGTTTGGGGTTTTCACTTTCATCTTTCCTCTGATAGTAGGTACGGGGGTGGGTTTATTTTTTGATATGGGTTTAAATGCTTCGGTGTTAATTGGCTCATTACTAGCTTCCCATACCCTGTTGGCTTATCCCATTGTCAATGGTTTGGGGGTGGTGGGTAATGAAGCGGTGGTGGTTACCATTGGGGCAACTATTGTGACGGATACGGCGGCTTTATTAATATTAGCCATTTGTATTTCCATTCATGGGGGAGATTTTTCCCTAGGTAGTTTAATTGTTCAATTAGTAAGTTTAGGGATTTATTCCTTAGTGGTTTTATATGGGTTTGATAGGGTAGGTAAAGAATATTTTCGTCGTACGGGAGATGAACAAAGTAATCAATTCTTATTTGTTTTATTTGCCGTTTTTCTGGCTTCTGTGGGGGCGCAGTTAATTAATATTGATATTATTGTGGGTGCTTTTTTGGCTGGTTTAGCGGTTAATGATGTGGTGGGGGAAGGCCCTGTTAAGGAAAAAATTGAGTTTGTGGGTAGCACTTTATTTATTCCTTGCTTTTTTGTTTCCATGGGTTTATTACTTAATATTTCTAGTTTTGCCACCACTTTAACTAATGATTTACCTTTGACGGTGGCTATTGTGGTTGGCTTATTTGTGGGTAAGTTTCTAGCGGCGATCGCCTCTAAGGTCAGTTTTAAGTATAATTGGGATCAATGTTTAACCATGTGGTCATTATCTTTACCGCAGGTAGCTGCCACCTTAGCCGCCACCCTAGCAGGGGTAAGGGCCGGTTTATTATCCGAATCGGTATTTAATGCAGTCATTGTCTTAATGTTAGCCACCTCCTTAGCCGGCCCTATTTTAACCAAAAAATTTGCAGGAAAACTAAAAACCGCTCAAATTGCCACCACCCCTGCCACCAATTTAGAAGATATTATTGAAGCCACACCAGAAAAAATTGCTTATCCTGAAGGTCATGACAAACCAAATAATTTATTCAAAGTTATTATTCCCATCCATAACCCCTCCACAGAAAAATTTTTAATCGAAATGGGTGCTATCCTCGCTAAACACGAAGCCGGAATGATAATTCCCCTCTGTGTGGCTAAAGCCCACATACACATGGATGAGCCAGAATTAAATTTTGCCATTGCCCAAGGAGATAAATTAATATCACGGGCTATGAAGTATAGTCAAGAATTGAATGTCACCGCCAAACCGATTATCCGTATTGATGATGATGTAGCCCAAGGTATTAGCCGTAGCGCGAGGGAAAATGATGCCAGTCTCATCTTAATGGGTTGGACTCCGATAACCACCATTCAGGCAAGGTTATTTGGTAACTTAATTGATAACGTTTTTTGGTCATCCCATTGCCCCGTTGCGGTAGTTAATTTGTTAGATGAACCTAGTAATATTCGTTCTATCTTAGTACCTGTTAAAAATATTGACCTAAAAATTATCAAAATTATTCGTTTTGCTGCCATTTTTGCGGAAATGAATCAGGGTAGCTTAACCTTACTTCATGTTCATGATCGTAAAGCGACTCGAAATGAAATTAATTTATTTCAAAATGCACTACAAGAAACGGTTGCCCCCATTAGCCATAAAATCGATATAACCATTAAAACTCTACGTTATCAAGATCCTGCCGAAGCCATTGTTCATACCGCCAACAAATACGATTTTGATTTAGTTATGTTACGTTCTGTACGCCGACGTACTGCAGGGGGGTTAGCCGTTAGCGATGTTACAACCCAAACCATTAAAAAATTAAAACGCTCAGTGATTTTATTAGGTGAGCCCCATTAG
- a CDS encoding dienelactone hydrolase family protein, translating into MRKFIYFALGSFFLVISLAIFNINHQVTPAIASDYAHYMAQAHKNDRPVPTDIIAEAPKIEVVGEMVSYAEIDGEMVSGYISRPVGVEEALPGVILIHEWWGLNDNIKAMTDKMAAEGYVALAVDLYKGKSAENPDQAMELVQRAIASGPELENNLKQAYDYLKNQENTPKIASMGWCFGGLWSLNTALLLPTQLDATVIYYGGNITTDPEKLATLEMPILGIFGELDQNPSVELVQEFEQVLKSLNKDVEIHIYENADHAFANSSGNRYNPEAAQDAWKKTTEFLTTHLQ; encoded by the coding sequence ATGCGTAAATTTATTTATTTTGCCCTAGGCTCTTTTTTCCTCGTAATATCCTTGGCAATTTTTAACATTAATCATCAAGTTACCCCTGCGATCGCCTCTGACTATGCCCACTACATGGCCCAGGCCCACAAAAACGATCGCCCCGTACCCACAGACATCATCGCCGAAGCCCCAAAAATAGAAGTAGTCGGGGAAATGGTATCATATGCCGAAATTGACGGGGAAATGGTATCAGGTTATATTTCTCGTCCTGTGGGGGTTGAGGAAGCCTTACCGGGGGTTATTTTAATCCATGAGTGGTGGGGGTTAAACGATAACATTAAAGCCATGACAGATAAAATGGCCGCCGAAGGTTATGTTGCCCTAGCCGTGGACTTGTATAAAGGAAAAAGCGCCGAAAACCCCGATCAAGCCATGGAATTAGTACAAAGGGCGATCGCCTCAGGCCCTGAACTAGAAAACAACCTTAAACAAGCCTATGACTACCTAAAAAACCAAGAAAATACCCCTAAAATAGCCTCCATGGGTTGGTGTTTTGGTGGACTATGGTCATTAAACACCGCCCTTTTATTACCCACCCAACTAGATGCCACCGTAATTTATTATGGCGGAAATATTACCACCGATCCCGAAAAATTAGCCACCCTAGAAATGCCCATTCTCGGTATTTTCGGCGAACTAGATCAAAATCCCTCCGTAGAATTAGTCCAAGAATTTGAACAAGTCCTCAAAAGCCTTAATAAAGACGTAGAAATTCACATCTACGAAAACGCAGATCATGCCTTTGCCAATTCATCAGGCAATAGATATAATCCCGAAGCAGCCCAAGACGCTTGGAAAAAAACCACCGAATTTTTAACAACCCATCTTCAATAA
- a CDS encoding type 1 glutamine amidotransferase domain-containing protein, producing the protein MSKQKILVVLTSIEKYPTLNRATGLWLGEAVHFVKKVEEAGYKVDYVSPQGGYTPIDPHSLAMADNTDWQWYQNKNFMNRLGNTLKPSDINPDDYVAIYYAGGHGVMWDFPDNQELQAISQKIYENGGYVSAVCHGSVGLINTKLSDGNYLINGKKITGFSNEEEKQIELDKAVPFLTEDAIVEKGGIYEKASEPWGVYAVEDNRVITGQNPASSAKVADLLLDYLSK; encoded by the coding sequence ATGTCGAAACAAAAAATATTAGTTGTTTTAACCAGTATCGAAAAATATCCCACCCTAAACCGTGCCACAGGATTATGGCTAGGGGAAGCCGTCCATTTTGTCAAAAAAGTTGAAGAAGCAGGGTACAAAGTTGACTACGTTAGCCCCCAAGGAGGTTATACTCCTATTGACCCCCATAGTTTAGCCATGGCTGACAATACCGATTGGCAATGGTATCAAAATAAAAACTTTATGAATCGTTTAGGTAACACCCTCAAACCCAGTGACATTAATCCTGATGATTATGTAGCAATCTACTACGCTGGTGGACATGGGGTGATGTGGGATTTTCCCGATAACCAAGAATTACAAGCCATCAGCCAAAAAATTTATGAAAATGGCGGTTATGTTTCCGCCGTGTGCCATGGCTCGGTGGGTTTAATAAATACTAAACTATCCGATGGCAATTATTTAATTAATGGTAAAAAAATAACTGGTTTTTCCAACGAGGAAGAAAAGCAGATTGAGTTAGACAAAGCCGTACCATTTTTGACCGAAGATGCGATCGTCGAAAAAGGTGGTATTTATGAAAAAGCCTCCGAACCTTGGGGAGTGTATGCCGTAGAAGATAATAGGGTTATTACCGGACAAAATCCCGCTTCTAGCGCGAAGGTAGCTGACTTATTATTGGACTATCTTTCAAAGTAA
- the dapA gene encoding 4-hydroxy-tetrahydrodipicolinate synthase: MSDYIFGRVLTAMVTPFNEDGSINYGVAEKLASHLVDNGSDGIVVCGTTGESPALEHQEKNELLKVIKSAVGNRGKIIMGTGSNSTQSAIALTREAEKIGIDGSLQVVPYYNKPPQEGLYQHFGAIASACPDVPIMLYNIPGRTGKNLEPETIARLYKEFDNIVAVKEASGNLEQAAQINTLTANNMLIYSGEDFLTLPMMTVGGVGVVSVASHLVGNEIQSMIQAYESGKNKIAQDIQQKLYSLFKVLFCDTNPIPLKSALQQLGWKVGGVRLPLSSISKQNEQEVKKVLQELGLL, encoded by the coding sequence ATGAGTGATTATATTTTTGGTCGAGTTTTGACGGCAATGGTAACACCTTTTAATGAGGATGGCTCTATTAATTATGGTGTGGCAGAAAAGTTAGCCAGTCATTTGGTGGACAATGGTAGTGATGGTATTGTGGTATGTGGCACTACTGGGGAATCTCCAGCCCTTGAGCATCAAGAAAAGAATGAACTTTTAAAGGTCATTAAATCCGCCGTGGGTAATCGGGGTAAAATTATTATGGGTACGGGTTCTAATTCTACTCAAAGTGCGATCGCCCTTACCCGTGAAGCAGAAAAAATCGGTATAGACGGCTCATTGCAAGTCGTACCCTACTATAACAAACCACCCCAAGAAGGACTATATCAACATTTTGGGGCGATCGCCTCAGCCTGTCCCGATGTACCCATCATGTTATACAATATACCAGGTAGAACAGGAAAAAACCTCGAACCCGAAACCATCGCCCGATTATATAAAGAATTTGATAACATAGTGGCAGTAAAGGAAGCCAGTGGCAATTTAGAACAAGCCGCCCAAATTAATACCCTTACCGCAAATAATATGTTAATCTATTCAGGAGAAGACTTTTTAACCTTACCCATGATGACCGTAGGCGGTGTAGGAGTTGTTAGCGTAGCCAGTCATTTAGTAGGGAACGAAATTCAATCCATGATCCAAGCCTACGAATCAGGAAAAAATAAAATTGCTCAAGATATTCAACAAAAACTATATTCCCTATTTAAAGTATTATTTTGTGACACCAATCCTATTCCCTTAAAATCAGCCCTACAACAACTAGGATGGAAGGTTGGTGGCGTTAGATTACCTTTATCTTCTATTTCTAAACAAAATGAACAAGAAGTTAAGAAAGTTCTTCAAGAACTAGGTCTATTGTAA